One genomic window of Amphiura filiformis chromosome 3, Afil_fr2py, whole genome shotgun sequence includes the following:
- the LOC140148561 gene encoding serine/threonine-protein kinase mos-like produces MSLANVMECGSYEINLIKQVDSPINRKLIVSGAHVNTISRTATDCTGFSIEEIIGSGGFGSVFLGRFGGTKVAVKTLHKSTKNVMASKQSFCAEMNVIGLNHENLVNVMATTTLEDFDSGALIVMEYVGKRNLLQTINDSTINMPIMQCIRYGIDIGRALDYLHAQGIIHLDIKPANIFITDNERCKIGDFGCTQRIAQASIETPRRRNRRGLAGTVAYRAPELLRGKTATTKADVYSMGVTLWQMFVRETPYEGQDHHVVVFSVVAKKQRPRFPEEMSITSEWYKNLCVACWGCSPEDRPDADHVMNILQQRLKGYSDADNA; encoded by the exons ATGTCTTTGGCAAATGTTATGGAGTGCGGCAGCTACGAGATAAATCTCATCAAGCAAGTTGATTCCCCTATCAACAGAAAACTCATCGTATCCGGTGCTCATGTTAACACCATATCACGCACCGCCACTGATTGTACGGGGTTCAGTATTGAGGAGATCATAGGTAGTGGTGGTTTTGGTTCAGTGTTCCTGGGACGTTTTGGAGGAACCAAAGTTGCTGTGAAGACCCTTCATAAAAGCACAAAGAATGTTATGGCTAGTAAACAG AGCTTTTGTGCAGAAATGAATGTGATTGGCCTCAACCACGAAAATCTAGTCAACGTTATGGCCACGACAACACTGGAAGACTTTGATTCTGGTGCCCTTATTGTCATGGAGTATGTCGGGAAACGTAATCTGTTGCAGACCATCAATGACTCGACTATTAACATGCCCATCATGCAGTGCATTAG ATACGGCATTGATATTGGTCGAGCTCTAGATTATCTCCATGCACAGGGCATCATCCATCTGGACATCAAACCAGCTAACATCTTCATCACAGATAACGAAAGATGCAAAATTGGCGATTTTGGGTGCACACAGCGAATTGCTCAAGCAAGTATTGAAACCCCAAGACGCCGAAACAGACGTGGATTGGCTGGTACTGTGGCATATCGCGCACCAGAACTTCTTCGAGGTAAAACAGCAACTACTAAAGCAGATGTGTACTCTATGGGTGTGACTCTCTGGCAGATGTTTGTCCGCGAAACACCCTATGAAGGACAAGATCATCATGTCGTAGTCTTTAGTGTAGTTGCAAAGAAACAAAGACCACGTTTCCCCGAAGAAATGTCCATAACAAGTGAATGGTACAAGAACTTGTGTGTTGCCTGTTGGGGATGTAGTCCAGAAGACCGTCCCGATGCTGATCACGTAATGAACATTCTTCAACAGCGATTGAAAGGCTATAGCGACGCAGACAATGCTTGA